In a single window of the Tellurirhabdus bombi genome:
- a CDS encoding ferritin-like domain-containing protein encodes MQNEDIVDILNGLVLINNDRINGYEKAAADIEDPHLATIFLNLTSQSRTFRSELADFVVRMGGFVPDLTQTSTSSKLHRTWIDIKSTFTGKDRTAILGSCIFGENAAVEEYEEVLEKENLPAYLRDTISQQLTSLRQTRDQVVTMQHNS; translated from the coding sequence ATGCAAAACGAAGACATTGTTGATATTCTCAATGGTCTTGTTTTAATTAACAACGACCGCATTAATGGCTATGAGAAGGCCGCCGCTGATATTGAAGATCCACATTTGGCAACTATCTTTCTTAATCTAACTTCCCAGAGCCGAACGTTTCGGAGCGAACTAGCCGACTTCGTTGTTCGAATGGGTGGCTTCGTGCCCGATCTAACACAAACCAGCACGTCCAGTAAGTTGCACCGCACCTGGATCGACATTAAATCGACTTTTACGGGCAAAGACCGCACTGCGATTCTGGGCTCCTGCATATTCGGTGAGAATGCCGCCGTCGAAGAATACGAAGAAGTACTGGAAAAAGAGAACTTACCGGCCTATCTGCGTGATACCATCAGCCAGCAACTCACCAGCCTTCGCCAGACTCGCGATCAGGTTGTCACGATGCAGCACAACAGCTAG
- a CDS encoding lmo0937 family membrane protein: MGNLLYTIAVVLIIIWLLGFLGFNSFGMGGLIHVLLVIAVIAVILRLIRGRAV, from the coding sequence ATGGGAAATCTGCTGTATACCATCGCGGTGGTTCTGATCATTATCTGGTTATTAGGTTTTTTAGGATTCAATAGCTTTGGCATGGGCGGCCTTATTCACGTTCTGTTAGTGATTGCCGTAATTGCCGTAATTCTGCGCTTGATTCGGGGACGAGCAGTCTGA
- a CDS encoding hemolysin family protein, with the protein MESYSVLLGAFVALVLAGFFSAVEMAFVSVNRLYFELHSKQGPLSEKLVSKFLKQPILFVGTTLTGNTLFLVLYGVLGVTALNPLLDAYFPPSISNPIFLIAVETLILTLLFLPLADYLPKSLALIHPDAFLERLAVPIWIIYQAIAPIVRLMVGITKVFNKTILGSHYSEIRPVFGLTDLNHYIDQINQKTDDNNQEIGIDTEILNNAIEFRSATVRDCLIPRTEIAAVEINDSVEELKQAFQDSGHSKILVYRETIDDIIGYCHAISLFKKPTSIESLVTPIRVVPESMPARDLLEKFQKERRNIALVVDEFGGTAGLVTVEDLVEQIFGEIQDEYDTNEDWDEKQLDANTWLLSARNEIEYLNEKYNWQIPEGDYDTLGGLLLSINGNLPDVDDVIELSPFTFIIESMNEARIDLVRVLVDERRKEEE; encoded by the coding sequence ATGGAATCGTATAGTGTTCTTCTTGGCGCGTTTGTTGCCCTGGTCCTGGCTGGTTTTTTCTCAGCAGTTGAGATGGCCTTTGTGTCGGTTAACCGACTGTATTTTGAGCTGCATAGCAAACAGGGACCACTGAGCGAAAAGCTGGTTTCTAAATTCCTGAAACAGCCTATTTTATTTGTCGGGACAACGCTAACCGGTAACACCTTGTTTCTGGTGCTTTACGGTGTTCTGGGCGTTACGGCGCTCAATCCCTTGCTGGATGCTTATTTTCCGCCGTCAATTAGCAATCCGATTTTTCTGATTGCTGTTGAAACGCTTATCCTGACGCTTCTTTTTTTACCCTTGGCTGACTACCTGCCCAAAAGTCTGGCATTAATCCATCCCGATGCCTTTTTGGAACGTTTGGCGGTTCCAATCTGGATTATTTATCAGGCGATCGCGCCGATTGTGCGGCTGATGGTAGGCATCACTAAAGTATTCAACAAAACAATTCTGGGAAGCCACTATTCGGAAATTCGTCCGGTGTTCGGGTTGACTGATTTAAACCACTACATCGATCAGATCAATCAAAAAACGGATGACAACAACCAGGAAATCGGTATTGATACCGAGATTCTGAACAATGCCATTGAATTTCGTTCGGCTACGGTTCGCGATTGCCTTATTCCCCGCACCGAAATTGCAGCCGTGGAGATTAATGATAGCGTCGAAGAATTAAAGCAGGCCTTTCAGGATAGCGGCCACTCCAAAATTCTGGTTTACCGCGAAACAATCGACGACATCATTGGCTATTGCCACGCCATTTCCCTATTCAAAAAGCCAACGAGTATTGAAAGTTTGGTTACACCCATTCGCGTCGTGCCCGAAAGTATGCCCGCTCGCGACTTACTCGAGAAATTTCAGAAAGAGCGCCGAAACATTGCCCTGGTTGTGGATGAGTTTGGCGGTACTGCCGGGCTGGTTACGGTTGAAGACTTGGTAGAACAGATTTTCGGCGAGATTCAGGACGAATACGATACCAATGAGGATTGGGACGAAAAACAACTGGATGCCAATACCTGGCTGCTGAGCGCCCGCAACGAAATAGAATACCTTAACGAGAAATATAACTGGCAAATTCCGGAGGGCGATTACGATACGTTGGGTGGCCTGCTGCTTTCCATTAATGGCAATTTGCCGGATGTTGACGATGTTATTGAGCTATCCCCTTTTACGTTTATTATCGAGTCGATGAACGAAGCTCGCATTGATTTGGTACGCGTATTGGTTGACGAACGACGCAAGGAAGAAGAATAA
- a CDS encoding Gfo/Idh/MocA family protein, with protein MQSSDKSSQPSRRQFLQTGALAASSFFIVPRHVLGKGFIAPSDKLNLAAVGFGGKGSGDINNSFNNGANNVVALCDVDWGLPRVKENFAKHEKAKRYKDFREMLDKEGKTIDAVTVSTADHTHAVIAMAAMMRGKHVYVQKPLTHNIYEARMLTEAARKYKVVTQMGNQGSSNPQQKTMVEWFDKGLIGKVHEIQIWTNRPVWPQGIPVPQPSGEPSADLDWDLWLGPAQKVGYTPAYHPFKWRGWWNFGAGALGDIGCHIMDIPFRVLGLGYPTEVESSISQVFLKDWTPEYNPEGCPPASHVELKFPASAKNKSEVKMVWSDGGLRPFRPDFLPAGEAYPEGGENGMFMVGDKGLIACGMYGDDPKLYTKDGKKMEAPAKPKPVDGKPWPENGHQILWTEACKAGFNSKEHKGLTSSFDFAGPLTESVLMGNLAIRSYMLRTPKADGKGFTYPGRQRLAWDGKNMKITNFDEANQFVKREYRQGWELPA; from the coding sequence ATGCAATCTTCAGATAAATCTTCGCAGCCATCAAGGCGCCAGTTTCTTCAGACCGGTGCACTTGCGGCCAGTAGTTTTTTCATCGTCCCTCGTCATGTTTTAGGTAAAGGGTTCATTGCGCCAAGCGATAAACTGAACCTGGCTGCTGTAGGCTTTGGAGGTAAAGGCTCCGGTGATATCAACAATTCCTTTAACAACGGTGCGAATAACGTTGTTGCCCTGTGCGATGTAGATTGGGGCTTGCCCCGTGTTAAAGAGAACTTTGCGAAGCACGAAAAAGCCAAGCGGTACAAGGATTTTCGCGAAATGCTCGACAAAGAAGGCAAAACAATTGATGCGGTTACCGTATCAACGGCTGATCATACCCACGCTGTCATTGCGATGGCAGCCATGATGCGGGGTAAGCACGTTTATGTTCAGAAGCCGCTGACCCATAATATCTACGAAGCCCGGATGCTAACTGAAGCGGCTCGTAAATACAAAGTTGTGACCCAGATGGGAAACCAGGGTTCTTCAAATCCGCAGCAAAAAACGATGGTCGAGTGGTTCGATAAAGGACTAATTGGCAAAGTGCATGAAATTCAGATCTGGACCAACCGCCCCGTATGGCCACAAGGAATTCCGGTTCCGCAACCATCCGGTGAACCGTCTGCCGACCTGGATTGGGATTTGTGGTTAGGACCTGCCCAGAAGGTAGGGTACACGCCAGCTTACCACCCGTTCAAATGGCGCGGTTGGTGGAACTTCGGTGCGGGTGCTCTCGGCGATATCGGTTGCCATATTATGGATATTCCGTTCCGGGTTCTGGGCCTGGGTTATCCGACCGAAGTGGAGTCCAGCATTAGCCAGGTGTTCCTAAAAGACTGGACGCCGGAATACAATCCCGAAGGTTGTCCTCCTGCTTCACACGTTGAATTGAAGTTCCCCGCTTCGGCTAAGAATAAATCAGAGGTGAAAATGGTTTGGTCCGATGGCGGCCTCCGTCCATTCCGACCAGATTTTCTACCTGCTGGCGAAGCCTATCCTGAAGGAGGCGAAAACGGCATGTTTATGGTTGGCGATAAGGGCCTGATTGCCTGTGGTATGTACGGCGATGATCCGAAACTGTACACCAAAGACGGTAAGAAAATGGAAGCCCCCGCAAAACCGAAGCCTGTCGATGGAAAACCCTGGCCGGAAAATGGTCACCAGATTTTATGGACCGAAGCCTGCAAAGCTGGTTTTAACAGCAAAGAACACAAAGGTCTAACATCTTCATTTGACTTTGCCGGTCCGCTTACTGAATCGGTACTAATGGGTAACCTGGCCATTCGCAGCTACATGCTCCGGACGCCGAAAGCCGACGGAAAAGGATTCACTTATCCAGGCCGTCAGCGTCTGGCGTGGGATGGCAAGAACATGAAGATTACCAACTTCGACGAAGCGAATCAGTTTGTGAAACGCGAGTATCGCCAGGGTTGGGAATTGCCAGCCTAA
- a CDS encoding ferritin-like domain-containing protein encodes MIKNDDLVDSLNDLVRINNDRIQGFEKAIEDNEDPQLDDIFRHMVIQSQEFRSQLADHIVRIDGTGVSDATTTDVSSKLHRAWIDIKSALSGKDRDTVLSSVEFGENAAVEAYEEAIEKDPIPAYIKEDLQHQLAQLKESLNRVTSLRQ; translated from the coding sequence ATGATTAAGAATGATGATCTCGTTGATTCACTCAACGATCTAGTCCGCATCAACAATGATCGGATTCAAGGATTTGAGAAAGCGATCGAGGACAATGAAGATCCACAGTTGGATGATATTTTCCGGCATATGGTTATCCAAAGCCAGGAGTTTCGCAGCCAGCTGGCGGACCACATCGTCCGCATTGATGGCACAGGCGTATCAGATGCTACGACTACGGATGTATCCAGCAAATTACACCGCGCCTGGATCGATATTAAATCCGCGCTTAGTGGCAAAGACCGCGATACCGTACTAAGCTCAGTCGAGTTTGGCGAAAACGCAGCTGTCGAAGCCTACGAAGAAGCTATCGAGAAAGATCCTATTCCAGCTTATATCAAGGAAGACTTACAGCATCAACTGGCCCAACTGAAAGAATCACTCAATCGGGTGACCAGTTTGCGGCAGTAG
- a CDS encoding prephenate dehydrogenase, which yields MVVSIIGIGLLGGSFALAVREKYPKIHFIGVDASIVHGQLALAKGIVDEVKPLAEAVAKSDLVLLATPVNSILELLPAILDQLPEGATIVDLGSTKELICGLVSTHPKRKQFVAAHPMAGTENSGPGAAFRELLPGKNLIICDREKSNADSLKLVEALFRDIGMKIFYMTPEEHDLHLAYVSHLSHISAFALGLTVLEKEKDEQAIFDMASTGFSSTVRLAKSSPHMWTPIFNQNRGNVSQALADYIELLQRFKAFIDQQDTQASFDYMNRANEIRRVLEGIEKR from the coding sequence ATGGTTGTATCAATTATCGGTATAGGCTTATTGGGTGGTTCATTTGCCCTGGCCGTGCGGGAAAAATACCCGAAAATTCATTTCATCGGGGTCGATGCTTCAATCGTTCATGGGCAGCTTGCCTTGGCCAAAGGCATTGTCGATGAAGTCAAACCGCTGGCCGAGGCAGTGGCAAAAAGCGATCTGGTTTTATTGGCTACGCCCGTTAATAGCATTCTCGAACTGCTACCAGCCATCCTGGATCAGCTACCGGAAGGCGCAACGATTGTTGATTTAGGCTCCACCAAAGAACTAATTTGCGGCTTGGTTAGTACGCATCCCAAGCGGAAACAGTTTGTGGCAGCTCACCCCATGGCGGGGACTGAAAATTCTGGTCCGGGAGCGGCGTTCCGGGAGTTACTACCCGGCAAAAACCTCATTATCTGCGACCGGGAGAAAAGCAATGCGGATAGCCTGAAACTCGTAGAAGCTTTGTTTCGGGATATTGGGATGAAAATTTTCTACATGACTCCCGAAGAACACGATCTGCATTTGGCTTATGTCTCGCATTTGAGTCACATCAGCGCCTTTGCCCTGGGGCTAACGGTACTGGAAAAGGAAAAGGACGAGCAGGCTATTTTCGACATGGCCAGTACTGGGTTTAGTTCGACAGTACGGTTGGCAAAAAGTTCGCCGCATATGTGGACACCGATTTTCAATCAGAATCGTGGCAATGTATCCCAGGCGCTGGCCGATTACATCGAGCTGCTACAACGCTTCAAGGCCTTTATTGACCAGCAGGATACCCAGGCTTCGTTTGACTACATGAACCGGGCTAATGAAATCAGACGTGTGCTGGAAGGAATTGAAAAACGCTAA